Genomic segment of Methanolobus mangrovi:
CCTGAAAGCTGTATAGGAGTAGCCTGTTACCCGGAACTGGCGGAATCTATGCAGGGAGCTTCACCCTTTATGATAGTACAGGGAGTTTCACTATTACAGGATGGATGCTATAACACTAAAGTGGATGTTGAGGAAGTGATCAGGAAAATGGAGGAGTGCAATGTATAGAACAATAGGAATTCTGGTTACTATAGTATTCTTACTTTCCATCCTGCTTGCATTCGTTGCGTTGACCGTGAGCCGCATCAGCCTTAACAGGCATGTATGGCTTGCAGGCTTCTTTGCCGGAATACTTGACTTTTTTTATATGCCTTTGAAGTACTTTTTTTATAAGTTCTCAGACCCCAGGATACTTGATAAATGGATGGTATCCCTTAAAAACATCTCAAACAGGAATGATTTCAGGAAAACTCAAAAACGCATGATAATAACCCCACATTGTATGCGTTCCATGGATTGCCCTGCATCCTCCACAAAAACTGGCATACAATGCATTTCCTGTGGAAAATGTATCTTTAGCAAACTTAAGGAAGATGCTGACAAGTATAGATATGACCTGTACATCGTAACAGGCTCTTCATTCGTAAAGC
This window contains:
- a CDS encoding DUF116 domain-containing protein, which encodes MYRTIGILVTIVFLLSILLAFVALTVSRISLNRHVWLAGFFAGILDFFYMPLKYFFYKFSDPRILDKWMVSLKNISNRNDFRKTQKRMIITPHCMRSMDCPASSTKTGIQCISCGKCIFSKLKEDADKYRYDLYIVTGSSFVKHVLKEKNYDAALLIACDYELNKVMMGLKGKKIVTYGIPMLNDGCFNTEVEYEKVIETLEMLSD